One genomic segment of Mycolicibacterium chubuense NBB4 includes these proteins:
- a CDS encoding class I adenylate-forming enzyme family protein: MNSDPTTVAQVLRGRREYGDKPLLICDDERLSYADADARSAALAASLLTLGVGKGTHVGLLYPNGAEFVVAMLAASRIGAVVVPFSTFSTAPELLRQLADAEVAIMLAARSFRSHDFAVRLAEALSLPAGTQGPIFTTAAPVLRHVLFTGDAAPGDVSLVRPMEDDVDGSDVLSVIYTSGSMSIPKGVVHTHAALMAHQRELNRIRGLTAADRLFCNSPFFWIGGFAFGLLATLVAGATLICSNASDAGATLDLLEAEKPTITNGFVATIAHLTRHPSFPGRDLSSMRRGNLYPIMAPEARPVDSELRHSMLGMTEAGSVVLISSDETDQPETRRGSFGFLAPGFEARLIHPEGGDDVAPDEVGELLIRGPALMQHYYGRTREECFDADGWFHTGDLLRRDGDGVFYFAGRAGAMIKTAGANVAPSEVETALTPLVRAVDESAIVYVVGLPDPERGQIVAAAIATDTGELFDTGALRRSAVAQLSAYKLPRRWLVLQHDAVPMLSAGKLDLPALRKLFDA, from the coding sequence ATGAATTCCGATCCGACCACCGTCGCGCAGGTGCTGCGCGGCCGCCGCGAGTACGGCGACAAGCCGCTGCTGATCTGTGATGACGAGCGCCTGAGCTACGCCGATGCCGACGCCCGGTCCGCAGCGCTCGCCGCGTCGCTGCTCACCCTGGGAGTCGGCAAGGGTACGCATGTGGGTCTGCTGTATCCCAACGGTGCCGAGTTCGTCGTCGCGATGCTGGCCGCGTCGCGGATCGGAGCGGTGGTCGTACCGTTCTCGACGTTCAGCACCGCGCCGGAACTTCTCCGCCAACTGGCGGACGCCGAGGTCGCGATCATGTTGGCCGCCCGGTCGTTTCGATCACACGACTTCGCCGTGCGTCTCGCCGAGGCCTTGTCGCTGCCCGCGGGCACGCAGGGTCCGATCTTCACCACCGCCGCGCCGGTTCTGCGGCACGTCCTCTTCACCGGGGACGCCGCGCCCGGCGACGTCTCGCTGGTGAGGCCCATGGAGGACGACGTCGACGGCTCCGACGTGCTGTCGGTCATCTACACCTCCGGGTCGATGAGCATCCCGAAAGGCGTGGTCCACACCCATGCCGCGCTGATGGCGCATCAGCGCGAACTGAACCGGATTCGCGGTCTGACCGCCGCCGACAGGCTGTTCTGCAACTCGCCGTTCTTCTGGATCGGCGGGTTCGCCTTCGGACTGCTGGCCACGCTGGTCGCCGGTGCCACCCTGATCTGCTCCAACGCTTCCGACGCCGGGGCGACCCTCGACCTGCTCGAGGCCGAAAAGCCGACGATCACCAACGGTTTCGTCGCGACCATCGCCCACTTGACCCGTCACCCCAGCTTTCCCGGGCGCGACTTGTCGTCGATGCGGCGCGGCAACCTGTACCCCATCATGGCGCCCGAGGCGCGCCCCGTTGACTCCGAGCTGCGGCACAGCATGCTGGGCATGACCGAGGCCGGCAGCGTCGTGCTGATCAGCAGCGACGAGACCGACCAGCCCGAGACTCGGCGTGGCTCCTTCGGCTTTCTGGCACCGGGCTTCGAGGCGCGATTGATCCACCCCGAGGGCGGTGACGACGTCGCACCGGACGAGGTCGGTGAGCTGCTGATCCGCGGGCCCGCCCTGATGCAGCACTACTACGGGCGCACCCGTGAGGAGTGCTTCGACGCCGACGGCTGGTTTCACACCGGCGATTTGCTCCGCCGCGATGGCGACGGCGTCTTCTACTTCGCCGGACGCGCCGGGGCGATGATCAAAACCGCGGGCGCCAATGTGGCGCCCAGCGAGGTCGAGACGGCGCTCACCCCGCTCGTGCGGGCCGTCGACGAGAGCGCGATCGTCTACGTCGTCGGCCTGCCCGATCCCGAACGGGGACAGATCGTCGCCGCGGCCATCGCCACCGACACCGGTGAATTGTTCGACACCGGGGCGCTTCGGCGATCCGCGGTCGCGCAGCTG
- a CDS encoding class I adenylate-forming enzyme family protein, whose product MPEASNPTLMPEASHPLSQRITDVLDLDPSARAIQFESRWSTWGEVATLSNRIRALVGTGRAGIMLRNNPAHVAALLGVLSGGGTVVVINPSRGDDRTRSDIEALKLPVIIGAAGDLATLAPATTATAVAISDLDSAPDVTPGTPTEDPGRPGVAVWMLTSGTTGSPKRVDLTYEMLARSVMGREPENAPAPEALRRSVAIVNSPLVHVGGVFRVLLCLAEARPFVLLPKFDLQQWAAAVREHRPKAVSLVPAALRTVLHSDLTRDDLEGVRVVTSGTAPLSADDAEAFTEKFGVPVLTSYAATEFGGGVAGWTLADHQKYWREKRGSVGRANPGARLRVVDHNGLPTEPGRQGLLQVIPAQMDEDADWMETTDLARIDEDGFVWILGRADQAIIRGGFKVMPDDVRAALESHPAVQGAAVVGAPDPRLGETPVALVELRAGATVGAAELTAYLGKRLAPYEIPTEITIADAIPRTPSGKPDLTAVRSHFARE is encoded by the coding sequence ATGCCGGAGGCATCGAATCCGACACTGATGCCGGAGGCGTCGCACCCCCTGTCGCAACGCATCACCGACGTTCTGGACCTCGACCCCTCGGCACGCGCGATCCAGTTCGAGAGTCGGTGGTCCACTTGGGGTGAGGTCGCCACGCTGTCGAACCGTATCCGCGCACTCGTCGGCACAGGCCGGGCGGGAATCATGCTGCGCAACAACCCAGCCCACGTCGCCGCACTTCTCGGCGTGCTCTCCGGGGGCGGTACCGTCGTCGTGATCAACCCGTCGCGCGGTGACGACCGCACCCGCTCCGACATCGAAGCTCTGAAGCTCCCGGTGATCATCGGCGCGGCCGGTGACCTCGCCACCCTGGCGCCGGCCACCACCGCGACCGCCGTAGCGATCAGCGATCTCGACAGCGCACCCGACGTCACACCAGGAACCCCCACCGAGGATCCAGGGCGTCCCGGCGTGGCGGTGTGGATGCTGACCAGCGGCACCACCGGCTCTCCGAAGCGGGTCGACCTCACCTACGAGATGCTGGCGCGCAGTGTCATGGGCCGCGAGCCTGAGAATGCCCCGGCACCAGAGGCGCTGCGGCGCAGCGTGGCGATCGTCAACTCACCCCTGGTGCACGTCGGCGGGGTCTTCCGGGTGCTGCTGTGTCTTGCCGAGGCGCGCCCGTTCGTGTTGCTGCCGAAGTTCGATCTGCAGCAGTGGGCCGCGGCCGTCCGCGAACACCGGCCCAAAGCGGTGTCGCTGGTGCCCGCCGCACTCCGCACGGTGCTTCACTCCGATCTCACCCGCGATGACCTGGAGGGTGTCCGCGTTGTCACCTCGGGAACCGCCCCGCTGTCCGCCGACGACGCCGAGGCCTTCACCGAGAAATTCGGTGTTCCCGTGCTGACCTCATACGCGGCAACGGAATTCGGCGGCGGTGTGGCCGGCTGGACACTGGCCGACCACCAGAAGTACTGGCGAGAGAAGCGCGGCAGCGTGGGGCGGGCCAACCCGGGTGCGCGGTTGCGCGTCGTCGACCACAACGGTCTGCCGACCGAGCCCGGACGGCAGGGGTTGCTGCAGGTGATCCCGGCCCAGATGGACGAGGACGCCGACTGGATGGAGACCACCGATCTGGCTCGCATCGACGAGGACGGCTTCGTATGGATCCTGGGACGGGCCGACCAGGCCATCATCCGCGGCGGTTTCAAGGTGATGCCCGACGACGTCCGCGCCGCGCTCGAGAGCCATCCGGCGGTGCAGGGCGCGGCGGTCGTCGGGGCGCCGGATCCGCGACTCGGCGAGACGCCGGTTGCGCTGGTCGAACTACGCGCCGGCGCCACCGTCGGAGCCGCCGAGTTGACGGCGTATCTCGGGAAACGTCTCGCCCCCTACGAGATTCCCACCGAGATCACGATCGCCGACGCGATCCCCCGCACCCCGTCGGGCAAGCCGGACCTGACCGCCGTCCGATCGCACTTCGCCCGGGAATGA
- a CDS encoding enoyl-CoA hydratase/isomerase family protein — protein MTTYETILCDLDHDARVATVTLNRPEALNSFNRTMCEEMRDVWHAIKADEAINAVVLRAAGERAFSAGLDVKSSYGQPEIVWNHEDPGELLSPKWQKMWKPVVCAVQGMCTAGALYFVNEADIVICSEGATFFDSHVSAGLVSALEPIGLMRRVGLGDTLRMALMGNDERVGSATALRIGLVTEVVADDQLWPRAHEIAVAIAAKPPTATQGTVKAIWESLDKPYRAAMDQGLIYTRLGNPIAKAELAERELPRKSPWIR, from the coding sequence ATGACGACCTACGAGACGATCCTCTGCGACCTCGATCACGACGCGCGCGTCGCCACGGTCACGCTCAACCGGCCGGAGGCGCTGAACTCCTTCAACCGCACCATGTGCGAGGAGATGCGCGACGTCTGGCATGCCATCAAGGCCGACGAGGCGATCAACGCCGTGGTGCTGCGCGCGGCCGGCGAGCGGGCCTTCAGCGCCGGACTGGACGTCAAATCCAGCTATGGACAACCCGAGATCGTCTGGAACCACGAAGACCCCGGTGAACTGCTCAGCCCGAAGTGGCAGAAGATGTGGAAGCCGGTGGTGTGCGCGGTGCAGGGCATGTGCACTGCGGGCGCGCTGTACTTCGTCAACGAGGCCGACATCGTGATCTGCTCGGAGGGCGCCACGTTCTTCGACTCGCACGTGAGCGCCGGCCTGGTGTCCGCACTCGAACCGATCGGTCTGATGCGCCGCGTCGGACTCGGAGACACGCTGCGGATGGCGCTGATGGGTAACGACGAACGCGTCGGTTCTGCGACCGCCCTGCGGATCGGCCTGGTGACGGAGGTGGTCGCCGACGACCAGCTGTGGCCGCGCGCCCACGAGATCGCCGTCGCGATCGCCGCGAAACCGCCCACCGCCACCCAGGGCACCGTCAAGGCCATCTGGGAGTCCCTCGACAAGCCCTACCGCGCCGCCATGGACCAGGGTCTGATCTACACGCGGCTGGGCAATCCGATCGCCAAAGCCGAACTCGCCGAGCGGGAGCTGCCGAGGAAGTCACCGTGGATCCGCTGA
- a CDS encoding enoyl-CoA hydratase/isomerase family protein codes for MTTYDTITYDVDGHTATITLNRPEALNALSPHMIAELRAAYDEAENDDGIWLTIVTGNGRAFCTGADVKEIPEDGRVIYERPYLSTYDQWEAPQEGTPPFRRMAKPVVVAVNGICCGAGLDWVTTGDIVIASERATFFDPHVSIGLVAAREMVRLARALPRSVALRMALMGKHERMSAERAYELGMITEVVEHENLLDRAREIASIVNSNAPLAVRGTRLAIHKTLDLPLLEGEILAETFRERVVRTQDAQEGPLAFVEKRTPNWQCR; via the coding sequence TTGACGACCTACGACACCATCACCTACGACGTCGACGGGCACACCGCCACGATCACGCTGAACCGTCCCGAGGCGCTCAACGCGTTGTCCCCGCACATGATCGCCGAGTTGCGTGCGGCCTACGACGAGGCCGAGAACGACGACGGCATCTGGCTGACGATCGTCACCGGCAACGGCAGGGCGTTCTGTACAGGAGCCGACGTCAAGGAGATCCCCGAAGACGGCAGGGTCATCTACGAGCGCCCCTACCTGTCGACCTACGACCAGTGGGAAGCGCCCCAGGAAGGAACCCCCCCGTTCCGGCGGATGGCCAAACCGGTGGTCGTGGCCGTCAACGGGATCTGTTGCGGCGCCGGGCTCGATTGGGTGACCACCGGTGACATTGTCATCGCCTCGGAGCGCGCGACGTTCTTCGATCCGCACGTCAGCATCGGCCTCGTCGCCGCCCGGGAGATGGTGCGGCTGGCCCGTGCGCTGCCCCGGTCGGTGGCGCTGCGGATGGCACTGATGGGCAAGCACGAACGGATGAGCGCCGAACGGGCCTACGAGCTCGGCATGATCACCGAGGTGGTCGAGCACGAGAACCTCCTCGACCGGGCACGAGAGATTGCGAGCATCGTGAATTCCAATGCGCCGCTGGCAGTGCGGGGCACCAGGCTTGCCATTCACAAAACCCTCGACCTGCCGCTGCTGGAGGGCGAGATCCTCGCCGAGACGTTCCGCGAACGCGTGGTGCGCACACAGGATGCCCAGGAGGGGCCGCTGGCGTTCGTGGAGAAGCGCACGCCCAACTGGCAATGTCGTTAG
- a CDS encoding enoyl-CoA hydratase/isomerase family protein: MHDDAGSVRQQRTGDDAAILHLTLNRPDRRNSLSHSMIDELVTILTAAASDDSLRAVLLDGEGGDFCAGADWVTTNSDARRPRPGALTRRIPHTANRVVELVATIQLPVVCAVAGWAVGLGCNLALAADFTVAASDATLWEPFVDRGFSPDSGATWLLPRLAGVARAKRMLLLGDKVSAADAADWGLIHQAVAPGDLEAASEDLVCRLAAGPTVAIGLAKQAINYGMNATLTQSMAHELSSLELSCRTTDFKEGLAAFRDRRDPDFHGR; the protein is encoded by the coding sequence GTGCACGACGACGCGGGCTCGGTGCGGCAGCAGCGCACCGGCGACGACGCCGCGATCCTGCATCTCACGCTTAACCGGCCCGATCGGCGTAACTCATTGAGTCACAGCATGATCGACGAGCTGGTCACGATTCTCACCGCTGCCGCCTCCGATGACTCGCTGCGCGCGGTCCTGCTCGACGGCGAGGGTGGGGACTTCTGCGCGGGCGCCGACTGGGTGACCACGAACAGCGACGCCCGACGGCCCCGCCCGGGGGCTCTGACCCGGCGCATCCCGCACACCGCGAACCGGGTGGTGGAGCTCGTCGCGACGATCCAGCTGCCCGTGGTTTGCGCCGTGGCGGGATGGGCCGTCGGGCTCGGCTGCAATCTCGCGCTGGCCGCCGACTTCACCGTCGCCGCATCCGACGCGACGCTGTGGGAACCGTTCGTGGACCGCGGTTTCAGCCCTGACTCGGGCGCGACGTGGCTGCTGCCCCGGCTCGCGGGGGTGGCCCGCGCGAAACGCATGCTGCTGCTCGGCGACAAGGTCTCGGCCGCCGACGCCGCCGACTGGGGCCTGATCCACCAGGCGGTGGCGCCCGGTGATCTCGAGGCGGCCAGCGAGGACCTGGTGTGCCGTCTCGCCGCCGGGCCCACGGTGGCCATCGGCCTGGCCAAGCAGGCCATCAACTACGGCATGAACGCAACACTGACCCAGTCGATGGCCCACGAACTCTCGAGTCTCGAACTGTCCTGCAGAACAACTGATTTCAAAGAAGGACTGGCCGCCTTCCGGGACCGGCGCGACCCTGACTTCCACGGCAGATAG
- a CDS encoding FadR/GntR family transcriptional regulator, producing the protein MAELVASRLRDDILTGRLKEGDVLPSQECLFAEFGVSPPAVREAIHILEADGLISVRRGNVGGAVVHLPSAERTAHMISMVLQTRAATPGDVSEALLQLEPICAGMCAAREDRMTEVVPYLRAAIDAQVEQFDTSSQYVPNARKFHEAIVSRCGNEPMILLIGSLEVIWSAHESSVWSDDHHAGDPMEPQTMRAALRDHHKMLDAIAEGNAARAVRLAAGHLAAARRNTLAVGKTKTIEAKLISS; encoded by the coding sequence GTGGCTGAACTGGTGGCCTCCCGGCTGCGCGACGACATCCTGACCGGGCGGCTCAAGGAAGGCGATGTGCTGCCGTCGCAGGAGTGCCTGTTCGCCGAGTTCGGGGTCAGCCCACCGGCCGTACGGGAGGCGATCCACATCCTGGAGGCCGACGGTCTGATCTCGGTGCGGCGCGGGAATGTCGGCGGGGCGGTCGTGCACCTGCCGTCCGCGGAGCGGACAGCGCACATGATCAGCATGGTGCTGCAGACCCGGGCGGCCACGCCCGGCGATGTCAGCGAGGCGCTGCTGCAGTTGGAGCCCATCTGTGCCGGGATGTGCGCGGCGCGCGAGGACCGGATGACCGAGGTGGTGCCCTATCTGAGGGCGGCGATCGACGCGCAGGTCGAGCAGTTCGACACCTCGTCGCAGTACGTGCCCAACGCCCGGAAGTTCCACGAGGCGATCGTGTCGCGGTGCGGGAACGAGCCGATGATCCTGCTCATCGGCTCACTCGAGGTCATCTGGTCGGCGCACGAGTCGTCGGTGTGGAGCGACGATCACCACGCCGGCGACCCCATGGAACCTCAGACGATGCGCGCGGCGTTGCGGGATCACCACAAGATGCTCGACGCCATCGCCGAGGGGAACGCGGCGCGCGCCGTGCGACTCGCGGCCGGCCATCTGGCTGCGGCCCGGCGCAACACCCTGGCCGTTGGGAAGACCAAAACTATTGAAGCAAAACTCATTTCGAGCTGA
- a CDS encoding enoyl-CoA hydratase/isomerase family protein encodes MTATTDNRVLFEVDRDTRIATITLNNPAQRNSYDAAMRNLLARYLDEVAEDDDITVVLLRGADGVFSTGADMNNAYGWYGPRDERSRGGQTAAAEPPARSRPSQRRRLTVDRKSFGFYHNLMGFPKVTVGEISGYALGGGFEMALMTDISVIARNTKIGMPATRFLGPALGSLHMFFHRLGPVLARRLLLTGDIIDAGDVEHLGVFTDTCDAESVPARARYWAQKAAKMPADGVVIAKEAFRLVEQSQAYQGEEVASYLFHAYGTNLQFADGEFNFVKTRAQHGTREAFRLRDEHFHVPEPE; translated from the coding sequence ATGACCGCAACGACCGACAACCGCGTGCTGTTCGAGGTGGACCGGGACACCCGCATCGCCACCATCACACTGAACAACCCCGCACAGCGGAACTCCTACGACGCGGCGATGCGCAATCTGCTCGCGCGCTACCTCGACGAGGTCGCCGAGGACGACGACATCACCGTGGTGCTGCTGCGCGGCGCCGACGGCGTGTTCAGCACCGGCGCCGACATGAACAACGCGTACGGCTGGTACGGCCCGCGCGATGAGCGCTCGCGCGGAGGGCAGACAGCGGCGGCAGAGCCTCCCGCCAGGAGCCGGCCCAGTCAGCGCAGACGACTGACCGTGGATCGTAAGTCGTTCGGCTTCTATCACAACCTGATGGGCTTCCCGAAGGTCACCGTCGGTGAGATCAGCGGCTACGCGCTCGGTGGCGGTTTCGAGATGGCGCTGATGACCGACATCTCGGTGATCGCCCGCAACACCAAGATCGGAATGCCCGCCACCCGGTTCCTGGGTCCGGCGCTGGGCTCCCTGCACATGTTCTTCCACCGGCTGGGTCCCGTGCTGGCGCGGCGGCTGCTGCTCACCGGCGACATCATCGACGCCGGTGACGTCGAGCACCTCGGGGTCTTCACCGACACCTGCGACGCGGAATCGGTGCCCGCGCGGGCGCGGTACTGGGCGCAGAAGGCCGCGAAAATGCCCGCCGACGGTGTCGTCATCGCCAAGGAGGCGTTCCGGCTCGTCGAGCAGAGCCAGGCGTATCAGGGGGAGGAGGTCGCCAGCTATCTGTTCCACGCCTACGGCACGAACCTGCAGTTCGCCGACGGTGAATTCAACTTCGTCAAGACGCGGGCCCAGCACGGCACCAGGGAGGCGTTCCGGCTGCGTGACGAACACTTCCACGTGCCTGAACCCGAGTGA
- a CDS encoding thiolase family protein, protein MPTPVIVGAARTAIGRSFKGTLVNTPPETLITTVLPEVVRRSGVDPADIDDIIFAESHYGGGDLARYAATATGLEHVPGQSVNRHCAGSLTAIGNAAAQIGSGMERVLIAGGVQSLSMTPLVNWRIPGPELKFEERWMPPTHVETPDAPAKDMSITVGWNTAQAAGITREEMDAWAARSHQRAIAAIDAGKFVDEIVPLKVEQFDGSVTDFSVDEHPRRDTTVEKLAGLKVLHPEIEGFSITAGNSSGTNDAAAGVALVESDYAAAHGLNVMAKVRAWGAVGVAPRDTGLGGVKVIGRVLDRAGLEPSDIALWEINEAFASVPIAACREYGIDEELVNFSGSGCSLGHPIAASGARMVTTLVYELVRRGGGIGVAAMCAGGGQGGAVIVEV, encoded by the coding sequence ATGCCTACTCCCGTCATCGTCGGTGCTGCCAGGACGGCCATCGGCCGGTCGTTCAAGGGCACGCTGGTCAACACCCCGCCCGAGACGCTGATCACCACCGTGCTGCCCGAGGTGGTGCGACGTTCCGGCGTCGATCCCGCCGACATCGACGACATCATCTTCGCCGAATCTCATTACGGCGGCGGCGATCTCGCGCGGTATGCGGCCACCGCGACCGGCCTCGAGCACGTCCCCGGCCAATCGGTCAACCGGCACTGCGCCGGAAGCCTGACCGCGATCGGCAATGCGGCGGCCCAGATCGGCTCCGGAATGGAGCGGGTGCTGATCGCCGGCGGCGTGCAGTCGTTGTCGATGACCCCGCTGGTCAACTGGCGCATCCCCGGTCCCGAGCTGAAGTTCGAGGAGCGGTGGATGCCGCCCACGCACGTGGAGACCCCCGATGCGCCGGCGAAAGACATGTCGATCACCGTCGGCTGGAACACGGCTCAGGCTGCGGGTATCACCCGCGAGGAGATGGACGCCTGGGCGGCACGGTCGCACCAGCGTGCAATCGCGGCCATCGATGCCGGCAAGTTCGTCGATGAGATCGTCCCGCTCAAGGTCGAGCAGTTCGACGGATCGGTGACCGACTTCAGCGTCGACGAGCATCCGCGCCGCGACACCACGGTCGAGAAGCTGGCCGGCCTCAAGGTGCTGCATCCCGAGATCGAGGGCTTCTCGATCACCGCGGGCAACAGCAGTGGGACCAACGATGCCGCCGCGGGCGTCGCCCTAGTCGAGTCCGACTACGCCGCCGCCCACGGGCTCAACGTGATGGCGAAGGTGCGGGCCTGGGGTGCAGTCGGCGTGGCGCCCCGCGACACCGGCCTGGGTGGGGTCAAGGTCATCGGCAGGGTGCTCGACCGTGCCGGCCTCGAGCCCTCCGACATCGCGCTGTGGGAGATCAACGAGGCGTTCGCCTCCGTGCCGATCGCTGCCTGCCGCGAGTACGGCATCGACGAGGAGTTGGTCAACTTCTCGGGCAGCGGCTGCAGCCTCGGTCACCCGATCGCGGCCTCCGGGGCCCGGATGGTCACGACGTTGGTCTACGAGTTGGTGCGCCGCGGCGGCGGCATCGGCGTCGCGGCCATGTGCGCGGGCGGCGGGCAGGGCGGCGCCGTCATCGTCGAGGTCTGA
- a CDS encoding TetR/AcrR family transcriptional regulator, which produces MAKQATPEKRQRRERGSINPDDIIKGAFELAEQVGIDNLSMPLLGKHLGVGVTSIYWYFRKKDDLLNAMTDRALRQYAFATPYVEAKDWRETLRNHARSMRSTFMGNPILCDLILIRSALSPRAAKVGVQEVEKAISSLVEAGLSPEDAFDTYSAMSVHVRGSVVLQRLREKNLAGEDGHGDIDDTMTIDPETAPLLAAVTQKGHHLSASDDRNFEFGLECILDHAGRLIEKNAKPARKAAKTPARKR; this is translated from the coding sequence GTGGCAAAGCAGGCGACGCCGGAGAAGCGTCAACGGCGCGAACGCGGCTCCATCAACCCCGACGACATCATCAAGGGCGCGTTCGAGCTCGCCGAGCAGGTCGGCATCGACAACCTGAGCATGCCGCTGCTGGGTAAGCATCTGGGCGTCGGGGTCACCAGCATCTACTGGTACTTCCGCAAGAAGGACGATCTGCTCAACGCGATGACCGATCGCGCACTGCGCCAATACGCCTTCGCCACACCCTATGTCGAGGCCAAGGACTGGCGCGAGACGCTGCGCAACCACGCCCGCTCGATGCGTTCGACGTTCATGGGCAACCCGATCCTGTGCGACCTGATCCTGATCCGGTCAGCGCTGAGCCCACGTGCGGCGAAGGTCGGCGTGCAGGAAGTCGAGAAGGCCATCAGCAGCCTGGTCGAGGCGGGCCTGTCGCCCGAGGACGCCTTCGACACCTACTCGGCCATGTCGGTCCACGTCCGCGGATCGGTGGTTCTGCAGCGACTCCGGGAGAAGAATCTCGCCGGGGAGGACGGTCACGGCGACATCGACGACACGATGACCATCGATCCGGAGACCGCGCCTCTGCTGGCGGCCGTCACCCAGAAGGGCCATCACCTGAGCGCCTCCGACGACCGCAATTTCGAGTTCGGCCTCGAGTGCATCCTCGACCACGCCGGCCGGCTCATCGAGAAGAACGCCAAGCCGGCCCGCAAGGCGGCGAAGACGCCCGCGCGCAAGCGCTGA
- a CDS encoding crotonase/enoyl-CoA hydratase family protein: MSDEVLLERRERILIITINRPEARNAFNLAVAQQLADAMDELDDTPELSVAIITGAGGNFCAGMDLKAFMAGEVPAIPGRGIGFTERPPRKPVIAAVEGYALAGGTEIVLATDLVVAAKNAKFGIPEVKRGLVAAGGGLLRLPHRIPYQKALELALTGDSFTAEEASQWGFVNVLTEPGEALAGALALAERITANGPLAVAVTKEIITKSADWSSEEMWKKQGELIMPVFSSKDAMEGATAFAEKRKPNWTGT; encoded by the coding sequence GTGTCAGACGAGGTTCTGCTCGAACGCCGAGAGCGAATTCTGATCATCACCATCAACCGGCCCGAGGCGCGCAACGCGTTCAACCTCGCGGTGGCGCAGCAGCTGGCCGACGCGATGGACGAACTCGACGACACCCCCGAGCTGTCGGTGGCGATCATCACCGGAGCCGGCGGCAACTTCTGTGCGGGCATGGATCTCAAGGCCTTCATGGCCGGAGAGGTGCCCGCCATTCCCGGCCGGGGGATCGGCTTCACCGAACGGCCGCCGCGCAAGCCCGTCATCGCCGCGGTCGAGGGCTATGCGCTCGCGGGCGGAACGGAGATCGTGCTGGCCACCGACCTGGTGGTCGCGGCCAAGAACGCGAAATTCGGCATCCCCGAGGTCAAGCGCGGTCTGGTCGCAGCGGGCGGCGGACTGCTGCGGCTGCCGCACCGGATCCCGTACCAGAAGGCGCTCGAGCTCGCGCTGACCGGCGACAGCTTCACCGCGGAGGAGGCTTCGCAGTGGGGCTTCGTCAACGTGCTGACCGAGCCGGGGGAAGCCCTGGCCGGCGCGCTCGCGCTCGCTGAACGGATCACCGCCAACGGCCCGCTCGCCGTGGCGGTGACCAAGGAGATCATCACGAAGTCCGCCGACTGGAGCTCCGAGGAGATGTGGAAGAAGCAGGGCGAACTGATCATGCCCGTCTTCTCGTCCAAGGACGCGATGGAGGGCGCGACGGCCTTCGCCGAGAAGCGCAAGCCCAACTGGACGGGGACCTGA
- a CDS encoding SDR family NAD(P)-dependent oxidoreductase: protein MDLGLRDATAVVAGGARGMGLATARCLADDGARVALIGRTRSVLDDAVADLLDRGAPEAVGLVADTGDEDRVQRVFAELGDRWNGRLNILVNAVGPTVRGSFDELSDADWRRAVDEGAMGMVHCVRAALPLLRAAEWARIVNFSAHSTQRQSVILPAYTAAKAMVTSISKNLSLLLARDEILVNVVSPGSISSEALVGWAESVGVDGTDPYALMSAIDEHFGHPAHLPRAGSPEEIGPVVAFLASRRNSYMTGANINVDGGSDFT from the coding sequence GTGGACCTGGGCCTGCGGGACGCCACCGCCGTCGTCGCCGGCGGCGCCCGCGGCATGGGTCTGGCGACGGCACGCTGCCTGGCCGACGACGGAGCTCGCGTCGCACTGATCGGCCGCACCCGCAGCGTGCTCGACGACGCCGTCGCCGACCTGCTCGACCGGGGCGCTCCCGAGGCCGTCGGACTGGTCGCCGACACCGGCGACGAGGACCGGGTGCAGCGGGTCTTCGCCGAACTCGGCGACCGGTGGAACGGCCGCCTCAACATCCTCGTCAACGCGGTGGGCCCGACGGTGCGGGGGTCGTTCGACGAGCTCTCCGACGCCGACTGGCGTCGTGCCGTCGACGAGGGCGCGATGGGCATGGTGCACTGCGTCCGCGCCGCCCTGCCGCTGCTGCGCGCCGCGGAATGGGCCCGGATCGTGAATTTCTCCGCGCACTCGACGCAGCGGCAGAGTGTGATCCTGCCCGCCTACACCGCCGCGAAAGCAATGGTGACCAGCATCTCGAAGAACCTGTCCCTGCTGCTGGCTCGCGACGAGATCCTGGTGAATGTCGTGTCGCCGGGCAGCATCTCCTCCGAAGCGCTGGTCGGCTGGGCCGAATCGGTCGGTGTCGACGGCACGGATCCCTACGCGCTGATGTCGGCGATCGACGAGCACTTCGGGCACCCCGCGCATCTCCCGCGCGCCGGGTCGCCGGAGGAGATCGGGCCCGTCGTCGCGTTCCTCGCGTCGCGACGCAACTCCTACATGACCGGCGCGAACATCAACGTCGACGGCGGTAGCGACTTCACCTGA